Below is a genomic region from Methanolobus sediminis.
GATTTTGTTCTTCGGTTCATTGGAATAATCTTTTCTAAAAACACCCACAGCTTTATTTTACTTACAAGTCCTAATTACTTGAGGAGGAGAATTCCATGCCAAGATACTGTAAGATATGTGGAGCAAAAAGCGGACGATGTAATCATCTGATAATTGATTTTGGAGAAAGGGAAGAAGAAAGTCCTAAGAACAAGGAAGATTCTCAAAACTCTGATACTCATAAATGATTTTAAAATCATTTTTGCTAATCTCTCTTGCAAAACGTGATTCAAATGATCCTTAAATTCAAATCCTCAAGTCCTGATATCTCTGATTCTTCTTTTGTAGCTGACAACGCAACTGTGATTGGCGATGTTGTTCTGGAAGAAGATTCCAGCGTGTGGTTCGGCGCGGTAATACGTGGTGATGTTAGCTCCATTCGCGTTGGAAAAAGGTCAAATGTTCAGGATAATGTTGTCATTCACACGTCCGAAAAATTTGGTGTTGAGATTGCAGATGATGTGACAATTGGTCACTGTGCCGTGGTTCATGGCTGTAAGATTGCCAGCAATGTTCTCATTGGGATGAACTCAACAATACTGGACGGTGCGGAGATTGGAGAGAACTGCATCATCGGTGCAAATGCACTTGTGCCGCCGGGGAAGAAAATTCCTGCGAGGAGTATGGTCATGGGGGTTCCTGCAAAGGTTGTCAGGCAGCTTTCAGACGATGAGGTCGTTGGTATAAAAGAGAATGCAGCTGTTTACGTCAAACTGCTGCATGAATACAAGGGTATGGATTGAATAAAACTGAAAAAAGTATTTGGTGCAGGTGGCATTTAGATACCAAAACGCACCATTGCTACAAACATAATAATTCCGAGTATTAACAGGGCTCCGAATATAAGGACTATTTTCTTTCTGAGTTCTCTTTCCTTTGGTGTAAGAGGTCTTAATTCATGCTCATGTTTGTTCTCATAATGGTTTCCTATAATAGTTCCAATTACAAGACCTATCATATACCCCAGGAATATGTTATTCAGAAGCAATGCAATCGGGATAGCAATTGCAATGCCAGCTGCAAGTCCATAACCCATATAATGGCCTCTGGGATATTTTCCTGTACGCTTGTACTCTTCTTTCTTGAGCTTGAAAGCAAAATACGACATTACAAGTCCTGCAAGAAGTATTACAAGGATAATGATCATAGGAATTGAATAGCTCATAATCCTGCTTTGTTTCCTTTTACTTAATAGTTAACGGATGATATATCCCCACCTTGCATCCAGTCTCTAGTTTCAAATACTTGTGAAGCATATTATATTATGGAGTGAATGGCTGTCTGTGCGCAGGGGAAGCCACAGTTCAGCATAAGATAAGTTCACATTCAGGGAGTGAATCAATGAAAGTCGGAGATATAATGACCACAGACCCGGTCTGTGTGAAAGAGAGCGATCTCATGACACATGCCCGGCAGGTATTGCGTGATAACAATCTGCATGGACTTCCGGTATTGAATGGTAACGGTTCTGTACTTGGAATGCTAGATGATCAGGATATATTGAGAGTAAAGTCAAACAAATCAGATGTAACTGTAGGGGGTTACATACGTGAGA
It encodes:
- a CDS encoding gamma carbonic anhydrase family protein, whose amino-acid sequence is MILKFKSSSPDISDSSFVADNATVIGDVVLEEDSSVWFGAVIRGDVSSIRVGKRSNVQDNVVIHTSEKFGVEIADDVTIGHCAVVHGCKIASNVLIGMNSTILDGAEIGENCIIGANALVPPGKKIPARSMVMGVPAKVVRQLSDDEVVGIKENAAVYVKLLHEYKGMD